GATGATTTCTTCTTCGGTGATTTCGAGCCTTTTGACTCTCAAGCGACAACTGGGATCCAATGGTGTTTCGTTACGACTCTGCTGCATGTCAGAGTCATTACGTTATGTCTTTAAGACATTGAACATGGATGGCACGATCTTCGAAATATTCGAGTCGGTGGATGACGCCATTGCGGGTGATTCCAAGGGTCACTCGTATTTCGATGTTTGCGGTCGGGTCAGTCCGCCGGATGAAGAATCGGCCTGATCCTTGGCCCGTCTACTGAGCGAGTGAAACGCAGATGATCTGCTGATCATTGCGCCAATAGATGCTTTGATTCGCGAAGGCCGGATGCGACCAGACAACTTTGCGATTACCAATTTCGTGGGTCGGTTCGATGAGGTGTGCCCGACTGATCTCTTGATAGCCGGCAGGATCCATCTTTGCGATGATCAAATCTCCCAGATCGTTAGCGTGGAAGTACCGATCTTGATGGGGGATGGTAAACACGTTTGCCCAGAAAGCTGGCCGTTTACCGGTGGAGGGCTGAAAGGTCGACCAGACTCGTTCACCCGAATCCAGTCGAATGCACGAATAGCGACCTCCCTGACCACATGCGTAGACATGTCCATCCCGGATGACCGCGGTATTGAAAACGCCACCGATTCCAATCTTTGTATCTCCTCTCCAAACTGTCGAAGCCGATAAGCCGTTCTTCGCAATACGAATCCTGGCAGACTGTCGATTGAAGGACATCAAGAACAGCGAATCACCGGCTAGCCGAGGGATGCCGATCGACATGGCAAATGTTGCTCGGAAGGGCTCCGACCAATACACGTCGCCCGTCAGAGGGTCTAATCCGTTGACCGCATCGCTATCCCAGATGATCAGTTGTCGTTTACCGCCGATTGAGTAAATCATTGGTGCACAGTATCCGGGTTGGTTGGCTGACAAGGATCGCCACCGTTCCTCTCCTGTCATTTTATCGAAAGCCACACAAGTGGTGCCCTCTCCTCCGACCAGACAGATCAGCAAATCACCATCAACCAACGGATGAGCGGCGACACCCCATACGGGAATTTTGAGCTGATAGTCCTTTTTGAAATCATTCGACCAGACGACCGATCCATCCTTCGTATTGAAACAGAATAGATTTCCTTCTGCCCCCAGCGTGTAGACCCGATCGCCGTCGACGGTTGGCGTCACGCGAGGACCAATCGCATAGGTCGTGGCAGTCGTGTAAGGGCAATCGTATTCGTACTCCCAGACGATGCGTCCATCCGATTCCCGCAAACACAACACGCGTTCCTTTCCGGGTAACAGCTGCCGGAGAAAATTAGTGTTCTGCGGGGCCGGACCTTCATGCAGCAACTCGGCTGACTTGGGATCGGCCATATTATCAATCCGATCCATCAGATAAACGAATCCATCCGCGACAGCAGGTCCAGAATAGCCAGATCCGATCGACGTCTTCCATCGCAATCGCGGCCCATCCGCTGGGAACGTCGTGACAATACCTGACTCCCGCCAAACTCCGTCGCGTTTGACGCCCAACCATTGCGGCCAATCTTCGGCTTCAGCAACCGCGGCACAGGCCAAACTGATCACGCCTACGACAATCTTGATCTGCATTCGGCAGATCAAGAGAAAACCAGTCAAAGATCGCATACCGAGTCCTTTACTCAACTGAGTTTACACCTGTAGCTCAAGCTTTAGGACCTGTTCCCAGCAGTAAAAAGGCTACTTATTCCTATCGCGTGCGTCAATCATTCTCCCAAACATCGCCGAAGAATTCGACTCACCGGGGTCTGAATCGAATTTAGCTTCCCGATTGCTTTTGAATTTCCCCTGCCAAGATTGGGGGGATCGGGCAATCAATCGCACTGGCCATCGCGCGAAGCAATTCGGCTTCCATCACGGTCACTTTTTGGTCGGCTGCAACACACAAAGCCGCAGTCGTTAGCACTCGTTTCTTGACTGCAGCAGAACATTCCGAGATTTGATTGAGTGAATGATTGATTTTATCGAGCCCGCAATCCGATTTGGACAAGATCTGATGCGGCGTCTTGTCATCCAGTCGCCGCATCGCATCCCCATAAATTCGCTCGGACACTTCATCGTCGGCATGTCCGAGATGGGCCAGCGCCGAGACGAGCACTTCAGCGGAGGGCAGCACCCCTCGAACACTATGATAACGGACCGCCGGCGGCTTACTCAGTTCAAATACTCGATCCAAATGTTTGATGACGACCCGTTGCAATACAAATTCAAAAAGACTGATCTTGCGATCGGCCTTGACCAGTTGCTCGACGGTTTCGCGAAAATGCTCATATTGGGACGGCGACAAATCCCGCAAACTACCCTGAATCACCTCCAATGTTGGCAAGCGAGCGGGAGCGGGAATTTGCCCGACCTGTGCGCCGAATTTCCGCACTTCAGCGAGCGTAGCTTCACCTTCGCGTGTCTTAAGCAATTCCAATTGCTTCGAACGAATTTCGGCATCAGCATCCAACAACATGGCAAAGATAATAGCACGTGCTGTGAACACTTCACGAATGGCAACCTGCAACGACTCGGGAATTGACTCTAACAATTCGTGAGAGTAGTCCATATGCTGGCTTGTTGGAGCACCGACCGATGCAATCACTACGGCCGGATCAAGGGGAACTTGATCAGCCATACCGACACCCGCGAGAATCATTCCGAGTGGAGAACGCGTTTCTTCCGTCGTGGATTTCAAGACCTTCGATTTCTGCGGAGGCTCTCGAAGTCGCTGCACCTTGGGATAGTTTCCGTCAAAATGCGGATCCAAACGACGGATCCGTTGCTCCAGCGGCGGATGTGTTGCAAATGGACTATGAGCCCAACGGCGAAACGCATCACCGAAAAACAAATGGCTGGCCGTTTCCGCATTCGGTGATTTGATCACAGCGTGCTCAGGACGACCGCCGATCTTCTTGAGAGCCCCGGCAATCGAATCCGGATTCCGTGTGAACTGCACCGCGGAAGCATCGGCCAAAAATTCTCGTTGCCGCGACACGGCCGATTTGATCAGCCGACCAAAAAACAGCCCCAAGTAGCCAATCACGAACGCAGCGAGACCTATCAGCATGATTTGCCCACCACCTTCGTTGCGATTCCGACTCCGGCCCCCACC
This region of Pirellulaceae bacterium genomic DNA includes:
- a CDS encoding M48 family metallopeptidase is translated as MDFFEAQDQARRKTFLLVAYFVFAVLLMILAIYVVAVLALAWPGKEVEDRSINWIRPDLLLVVSMATVIVIALGSLYKIAEMRAGGSAVALMLGGRRIQPTTTDVEERRVLNVVEEMAIASGVAVPPVFLLKNEANINAFAAGYTPDDAVIGVSQGSLDYLSRDELQGVIAHEFSHILNGDMRFNLRLIGVLHGIMLISLIGYFMLRANGGGRSRNRNEGGGQIMLIGLAAFVIGYLGLFFGRLIKSAVSRQREFLADASAVQFTRNPDSIAGALKKIGGRPEHAVIKSPNAETASHLFFGDAFRRWAHSPFATHPPLEQRIRRLDPHFDGNYPKVQRLREPPQKSKVLKSTTEETRSPLGMILAGVGMADQVPLDPAVVIASVGAPTSQHMDYSHELLESIPESLQVAIREVFTARAIIFAMLLDADAEIRSKQLELLKTREGEATLAEVRKFGAQVGQIPAPARLPTLEVIQGSLRDLSPSQYEHFRETVEQLVKADRKISLFEFVLQRVVIKHLDRVFELSKPPAVRYHSVRGVLPSAEVLVSALAHLGHADDEVSERIYGDAMRRLDDKTPHQILSKSDCGLDKINHSLNQISECSAAVKKRVLTTAALCVAADQKVTVMEAELLRAMASAIDCPIPPILAGEIQKQSGS
- a CDS encoding STAS domain-containing protein, which produces MPGYRFFTTRVVDQTTIVQAVDPYLQGTTVAELVKLELAQIVKSSPNQHLVIDLANVKMISSSVISSLLTLKRQLGSNGVSLRLCCMSESLRYVFKTLNMDGTIFEIFESVDDAIAGDSKGHSYFDVCGRVSPPDEESA
- a CDS encoding PQQ-like beta-propeller repeat protein, whose amino-acid sequence is MRSLTGFLLICRMQIKIVVGVISLACAAVAEAEDWPQWLGVKRDGVWRESGIVTTFPADGPRLRWKTSIGSGYSGPAVADGFVYLMDRIDNMADPKSAELLHEGPAPQNTNFLRQLLPGKERVLCLRESDGRIVWEYEYDCPYTTATTYAIGPRVTPTVDGDRVYTLGAEGNLFCFNTKDGSVVWSNDFKKDYQLKIPVWGVAAHPLVDGDLLICLVGGEGTTCVAFDKMTGEERWRSLSANQPGYCAPMIYSIGGKRQLIIWDSDAVNGLDPLTGDVYWSEPFRATFAMSIGIPRLAGDSLFLMSFNRQSARIRIAKNGLSASTVWRGDTKIGIGGVFNTAVIRDGHVYACGQGGRYSCIRLDSGERVWSTFQPSTGKRPAFWANVFTIPHQDRYFHANDLGDLIIAKMDPAGYQEISRAHLIEPTHEIGNRKVVWSHPAFANQSIYWRNDQQIICVSLAQ